atttcctttctgccaGAGGGaattcagtttttgttctgGAAGCGAGCTACAAAGCTGGTCTATCTTTCTTTTGTGAACAAATTTGTTCAGACCACTGCCTTTTGCAAGATAGAAATGAGCCAGAGGTTGCTTGGAATGATGCACAGCTCCATAGAGCTTTCTGAATGACTCACTTAGGCGCATAAGATAGTAGTCCATCTTCCTGGAATCTTCATTTagttgttttctattttcaggCCAGAACAACAAGGAGGCAAGAAAGAAAGGCTCTACACAGTATGAATTTGGTTCCACTCTGTCCAGAATACTTCGAAGTTGAATTCTCAGCCCTTCAAAATGATGTAACTCAGTGGATTTAGGATTAATGCAATTCAGAACAACATTTGccaaaataaaattctgtttttcttctagtgTTGCTTGTAGATTCTCATCACACAAAAGTGCATATGCATATACTATGCTTTCTATTTCACTATcatcttttctgtgatttttgtgaaGGTATGCCAAAAGTCCAGAAAACGAGTCTGCTTTGGAGGCCTCCATTatctttctgaatgcttctaTTTTCTGAGTCAAGGGACACCTTAAGAGCTGTTGGCTTCTCAGCTGATCAATATTCcaatcacaaaatatttttgtgaatttAGTAAAGCATTCTTGAACCTTTCTGTATATATTTGcttctgcaatttctttttcattcatccgtgttttgaaaaacacaaaGTAGTCTTCAAAAAAATCAAACGCCCTTTTCAAATTTGATTGCAAATTATCTATAAAGCTGGAATAACGTTTAAGTGCTGCAAACATTTCACTCTCTGTAATGAAACCACTAATTTCTGATAGATGATTTATCATGTTTTCTCTACACTGCAAGACTTCTTTGCTGATGAAAGGAACAAGTGTAAGGACATCAATAACATAAAGACCAGTTTCTATTTCTCCCAGATAACCAGAAGTATTGTAACTTTGaaacttatttttaagcttttgaCGCTGCAGATGTTCATTGCCTTCATTTTCAGCTTGATGCTGAGATATTCTGAAAGCTTGTGAAGCATTGTAAGCAAGATCTAGCAAATGTTCCAGTTTCTCAGCTGTTAAATTTGCACTCTTTGCTTTGTGGTCTACCCAGTATCTTAGCTGACTTTTAAAGACTCGACCTAGTGTATCTGATATGTATGAACTGTGTGGTGCTCGCTGTTTGGCTTCTTTGGCCCAGAGTAATGCTAAGTcaaattttttctctttgatgtaAAAGTATCTTGCTAAGACTTGGCAAATGAGAGCATTTTTCTTAAACCTAATGGAAGCTTGTCTTAACACACATTCCACAATAGCAGACTCCTCTTCTCTTTGAATAGCTTCAATTAAAGGGGAAAACAACGTGTCTAAATCATCACCATGTTCTTTACGCTGTCTAGTAATCAGCAAGGTTTGTATGTCACGAATAAGTTTCTTTAACGGagtttcataaaataaatcctctttCAATAACTGCaatattatttcacttttgGACAAGCCATATGTTTGCTTAAATTCTGTTAGGCAGGTCCATGCTATCAATGGGTGAACAATACGTAGACCTCGGTATCTTGTGTATTCCTGTCTCCGAACATACATTAGAATATTGGAACAGATTCCCATTTTTTCTATCAGTCTGTCTTTGTTGCCAGAATCTCGAGAATTAATTCCCAAGAATTCTTCACATAGTGATATTGAAAGTGTAGATGTTCCTACATAAGAGTTTAACAGTGTTAGATAGCAAACAAGTTGTGCTTGTTTAGAGGTCATATCCAAGTTATGCAAGGTTTTTTTAACCACTTTTTCTATGTACTTTGGATCaaagtttttcttcataatcataaatgaatagaaattgtCAGGATTTTGATGCATCTGTTCAATATCTTTTAGTTTCTGATCAAAGGctctctgctctttttcagaaagaatcTGTTTCAAAGAAACGCTATTCAAGGAATTGATTGTGGAACTTTCATCAGGATTCTGAGATCTCATACAATTCAGAATTATCACCAAAGGATTTACATACcgaatgcatttttctgttataGCTTCCTcaatttctttctgcaaaagaTAGACGATTTCTTGATCTTCAAAATCATCCACAAGAAGTAACACTGGTAAATAGCCACTGTTATTGTTTGCTCCATAGGTGACTAAAGTTGTCAGCTGCGTTCCAAAGtcacctgttttgtttttcagaacggcacatctgaaatgctttcGGAGGTTCCAGAGGATATGCATAGCTAATGTTGTTCCACCACAGCCAGGATGGTGGTAAAGGTTGACAATTTCTACAGGTGACTGATTAGCACTGTTTGACAAAGACACAATTAGATTTTCAAGGTTTTCATAACGATCCCTTTTGATAAAATCTGATGTataattttcagaagaaaaataaaaattccaccATGACACTTTACCACCTCgataaaaatctttttccctctcttccatgaattttttaaattgttctttattcttctcTATCTCTGTGTCcttgcattcattttcacacAGTATTTCCAGTGCTTCTGTGAAATCATCTTCCTTCTTTAGGAGAGTGGTAGAACCACCAACAGAAGGCAGAAGTCTTCTGGAAGACTTTGTCATTGATTTTGCTCTTGTGATGGTACCATTTACCATCTCCAGGGTTAAATTAGAAACACATTTGTTTGAAAGTTCTTCCTCTTTAACACCTCTAGCACAAAGAAGATCTTTCCATCGCTGATACGTACCTGTACCAATGCAAATGCAGACCATGTCTTCTAGTCCCTTTAATTCTTGGTAGAATGTAACAAACGTCTCAGTAAAGGGATCCAATGGATCTTCCACTcgggaaagcaaaagaaacactaTTAAAAACTTTCCACTCTGCTTTACATCCTtgtgtgaaagaaatgaaatcaattttCGGACTTCAGCAGCCCTCTCTCGTTGCCATGAAGTGGGATCTAATGGTggttctttatttccttttaagtCTGATCCACCATTGCAGAAAATCCAGTTGGTCTCCTGATGCAGATTCAGCTTTTCAGCTTGTTCAGCAACTGAACCCATCTTGTTCTCATAATGAGATGGGAAGTGAATTTTGGCACTTAGATTTTTTCGGTAAGTCTTAAGTACACCATTCATTTCTGATTCAAAATCAAAGTCAAGGACAGCaaaccattttatttcctgtataAAGTCTAAGTGTGATGTTTGACTCGAAAGGCTTTTGTTTGCTACCAAAATGTAGTAGTCATAATAAGAGTCATCTAGCACATCTCTGTTGCCAGTGAGCAGACTAACTAGCTTTCGTCCTTCAAGTGTTgtcttcttttgctttaaattatattcttcttctgctcttttaCGGGAGTCTGCTAATAATGGCAAATTAcatgtaaatgttttaaattcttttgtACCTTGAATATTTTTAGAACTAGCTCCATCCCGGATGAAGACAGCTTTTTTCCAACCATTGCTCTTGAAATCATATATGTTAGTAGAGAAGTATTTTGTATGACATATGGAGTATTGGGGAACCACATCTACTTCAATGACAAACATATCTGATGGAGTTCCGTTTGGTAATAATACTTCCACAAATCTAGGATCTCTAATGCAAGCTTTTGCAGTTCCA
The window above is part of the Coturnix japonica isolate 7356 chromosome 2, Coturnix japonica 2.1, whole genome shotgun sequence genome. Proteins encoded here:
- the LOC107309078 gene encoding sterile alpha motif domain-containing protein 9-like isoform X1, translated to MQNILKRMEEANSEKKEKLHLYQHTEKWTKEEVKQFLIEDVNIDQKYAEILYSQDVTGSSLKLLTKADLVDMSIPHGPAVQIIHFLKKHGIVAESSDPAMGQEGSEQCLDGKVDGEIAKKECKEYRSSNSSILQDSEREPIENKREVKTADESVPDQSLSSSQHPTRNMCMPHPFDNFSDGTRYIQHNILNVPETGPLNLIDPAHEFKLLTNTENALEEDIKMKFSNEVFRFASACMNSRTNGTIHFGVHDNPHGEIEGIKVTKKEAYIEHFNKYIQKYFVGEYIGTAKACIRDPRFVEVLLPNGTPSDMFVIEVDVVPQYSICHTKYFSTNIYDFKSNGWKKAVFIRDGASSKNIQGTKEFKTFTCNLPLLADSRKRAEEEYNLKQKKTTLEGRKLVSLLTGNRDVLDDSYYDYYILVANKSLSSQTSHLDFIQEIKWFAVLDFDFESEMNGVLKTYRKNLSAKIHFPSHYENKMGSVAEQAEKLNLHQETNWIFCNGGSDLKGNKEPPLDPTSWQRERAAEVRKLISFLSHKDVKQSGKFLIVFLLLSRVEDPLDPFTETFVTFYQELKGLEDMVCICIGTGTYQRWKDLLCARGVKEEELSNKCVSNLTLEMVNGTITRAKSMTKSSRRLLPSVGGSTTLLKKEDDFTEALEILCENECKDTEIEKNKEQFKKFMEEREKDFYRGGKVSWWNFYFSSENYTSDFIKRDRYENLENLIVSLSNSANQSPVEIVNLYHHPGCGGTTLAMHILWNLRKHFRCAVLKNKTGDFGTQLTTLVTYGANNNSGYLPVLLLVDDFEDQEIVYLLQKEIEEAITEKCIRYVNPLVIILNCMRSQNPDESSTINSLNSVSLKQILSEKEQRAFDQKLKDIEQMHQNPDNFYSFMIMKKNFDPKYIEKVVKKTLHNLDMTSKQAQLVCYLTLLNSYVGTSTLSISLCEEFLGINSRDSGNKDRLIEKMGICSNILMYVRRQEYTRYRGLRIVHPLIAWTCLTEFKQTYGLSKSEIILQLLKEDLFYETPLKKLIRDIQTLLITRQRKEHGDDLDTLFSPLIEAIQREEESAIVECVLRQASIRFKKNALICQVLARYFYIKEKKFDLALLWAKEAKQRAPHSSYISDTLGRVFKSQLRYWVDHKAKSANLTAEKLEHLLDLAYNASQAFRISQHQAENEGNEHLQRQKLKNKFQSYNTSGYLGEIETGLYVIDVLTLVPFISKEVLQCRENMINHLSEISGFITESEMFAALKRYSSFIDNLQSNLKRAFDFFEDYFVFFKTRMNEKEIAEANIYRKVQECFTKFTKIFCDWNIDQLRSQQLLRCPLTQKIEAFRKIMEASKADSFSGLLAYLHKNHRKDDSEIESIVYAYALLCDENLQATLEEKQNFILANVVLNCINPKSTELHHFEGLRIQLRSILDRVEPNSYCVEPFFLASLLFWPENRKQLNEDSRKMDYYLMRLSESFRKLYGAVHHSKQPLAHFYLAKGSGLNKFVHKRKIDQLCSSLPEQKLNSLWQKGNIWEEKAVRDLLLPLDGRAEGTVIYVNYGSNEPYRIPVQPALSCLSKNGPNIQRVSFYLGFSIAGLLAYNIQSL
- the LOC107309078 gene encoding sterile alpha motif domain-containing protein 9-like isoform X2, whose amino-acid sequence is MEEANSEKKEKLHLYQHTEKWTKEEVKQFLIEDVNIDQKYAEILYSQDVTGSSLKLLTKADLVDMSIPHGPAVQIIHFLKKHGIVAESSDPAMGQEGSEQCLDGKVDGEIAKKECKEYRSSNSSILQDSEREPIENKREVKTADESVPDQSLSSSQHPTRNMCMPHPFDNFSDGTRYIQHNILNVPETGPLNLIDPAHEFKLLTNTENALEEDIKMKFSNEVFRFASACMNSRTNGTIHFGVHDNPHGEIEGIKVTKKEAYIEHFNKYIQKYFVGEYIGTAKACIRDPRFVEVLLPNGTPSDMFVIEVDVVPQYSICHTKYFSTNIYDFKSNGWKKAVFIRDGASSKNIQGTKEFKTFTCNLPLLADSRKRAEEEYNLKQKKTTLEGRKLVSLLTGNRDVLDDSYYDYYILVANKSLSSQTSHLDFIQEIKWFAVLDFDFESEMNGVLKTYRKNLSAKIHFPSHYENKMGSVAEQAEKLNLHQETNWIFCNGGSDLKGNKEPPLDPTSWQRERAAEVRKLISFLSHKDVKQSGKFLIVFLLLSRVEDPLDPFTETFVTFYQELKGLEDMVCICIGTGTYQRWKDLLCARGVKEEELSNKCVSNLTLEMVNGTITRAKSMTKSSRRLLPSVGGSTTLLKKEDDFTEALEILCENECKDTEIEKNKEQFKKFMEEREKDFYRGGKVSWWNFYFSSENYTSDFIKRDRYENLENLIVSLSNSANQSPVEIVNLYHHPGCGGTTLAMHILWNLRKHFRCAVLKNKTGDFGTQLTTLVTYGANNNSGYLPVLLLVDDFEDQEIVYLLQKEIEEAITEKCIRYVNPLVIILNCMRSQNPDESSTINSLNSVSLKQILSEKEQRAFDQKLKDIEQMHQNPDNFYSFMIMKKNFDPKYIEKVVKKTLHNLDMTSKQAQLVCYLTLLNSYVGTSTLSISLCEEFLGINSRDSGNKDRLIEKMGICSNILMYVRRQEYTRYRGLRIVHPLIAWTCLTEFKQTYGLSKSEIILQLLKEDLFYETPLKKLIRDIQTLLITRQRKEHGDDLDTLFSPLIEAIQREEESAIVECVLRQASIRFKKNALICQVLARYFYIKEKKFDLALLWAKEAKQRAPHSSYISDTLGRVFKSQLRYWVDHKAKSANLTAEKLEHLLDLAYNASQAFRISQHQAENEGNEHLQRQKLKNKFQSYNTSGYLGEIETGLYVIDVLTLVPFISKEVLQCRENMINHLSEISGFITESEMFAALKRYSSFIDNLQSNLKRAFDFFEDYFVFFKTRMNEKEIAEANIYRKVQECFTKFTKIFCDWNIDQLRSQQLLRCPLTQKIEAFRKIMEASKADSFSGLLAYLHKNHRKDDSEIESIVYAYALLCDENLQATLEEKQNFILANVVLNCINPKSTELHHFEGLRIQLRSILDRVEPNSYCVEPFFLASLLFWPENRKQLNEDSRKMDYYLMRLSESFRKLYGAVHHSKQPLAHFYLAKGSGLNKFVHKRKIDQLCSSLPEQKLNSLWQKGNIWEEKAVRDLLLPLDGRAEGTVIYVNYGSNEPYRIPVQPALSCLSKNGPNIQRVSFYLGFSIAGLLAYNIQSL